One Setaria italica strain Yugu1 chromosome I, Setaria_italica_v2.0, whole genome shotgun sequence DNA window includes the following coding sequences:
- the LOC101768821 gene encoding gallate 1-beta-glucosyltransferase: protein MCVLAWQVACMVTPDVMRSRPFSCRINVYTSRSLVLRHRKRPSRQTESSSSSSEIDEGRRGPESSLAQYAAMGEEAAVPVAAAAASAPPHLLLICFPAQGHVNPMLRLAKRVAAKGLLVTFSSVSSVGAKLAASAGVSSGGDGVRVGRGRVRFEFLEDGDPAGPDLDDLMRHLESAGPPAFAALLRRQASEGRPVACVVANPFMPWTIGVAAGAGIPSAVLWVQSCAVFSLYYHHVHGLVEFPPEDDAEARFSLPGLPEMTVADVPSFLLPSNPYKLLAGAIVEQFRTIGQASWVLVNSFTELESGVAAALRGVTPRPPELIPVGPLVEAVGWQDGDGDGGGDEVRGDLMKAAEECVGWLDLHPPRSVVYVSVGSVVVLSPAEVAEMAHGLASTGRPFLWVVRPDTQPHLPPGFPASVAAGRGAVVAWSPQERVLAHPSTACFLTHCGWNSTLETVAAGVPVVAFPQWGDQCTDARFLVEELGMGVRLRAGSPELQREAVREAVEDAVAGPRAEAMRASARRWSEAARRAVGPGGSSDAHVQAFVDEVARRAACGGAAGAAKARAQESSEDASSLVGVAERQERVEVAVP from the coding sequence ATGTGTGTGCTTGCGTGGCAAGTGGCATGCATGGTCACCCCCGACGTCATGCGATCCAGGCCATTTTCCTGCCGTATAAATGTGTACACGAGCCGTAGCCTTGTGCTACGACATCGCAAGAGGCCCAGCAGACAGACAGAGTCATCATCAAGCAGCTCAGAGATCGACGAAGGCCGACGAGGTCCTGAGAGCTCGCTCGCGCAGTACGCGGCCATGGGTGAGGAAGCGGCCGtgcccgtggcggcggcggcagcgagcgcCCCGCCGCACCTGCTGCTGATATGCTTCCCGGCGCAGGGCCACGTGAACCCAATGCTCCGCCTGGCGAAGCGCGTGGCGGCGAAGGGCCTCCTCGTGACCTTCTCCTCGGTGTCCAGCGTGGGCGCGAAGCTGGCGGCCTCTGCGGGGGTGTcgtccggcggcgacggcgtgcgcGTGGGCCGCGGCCGCGTCCGGTTCGAGTTCCTCGAGGACGGCGACCCAGCGGGTCCCGACCTGGACGACCTCATGCGGCACCTGGAGTCGGCCGGCCCGCCGGCGTTCGCGGCGCTGCTGCGTCGCCAGGCGTCGGAGGGCCGGCCCGTGGCGTGCGTGGTGGCGAACCCGTTCATGCCGTGGACGatcggcgtggccgccggcgccgggatcCCGTCGGCGGTGCTGTGGGTGCAGTCGTGCGCGGTGTTCTCGCTCTACTACCACCACGTGCACGGCCTCGTGGAGTTCCCGCCCGAGGACGACGCGGAGGCGCGGTTCTCGCTGCCGGGGCTGCCCGAGATGACCGTCGCCGACGTGCCGTCGTTCCTGCTGCCGTCGAACCCGTACAAGCTCCTCGCCGGCGCGATCGTCGAACAGTTCCGCACCATCGGGCAAGCGTCGTGGGTGCTGGTCAACTCGTTCACGGAGCTGGAGTCCGGCGTGGCGGCCGCGCTCCGGGGAGTCACGCCCCGCCCACCggagctcatccccgtgggccCGCTCGTCGAGGCCGTCGGGTGGCAGGacggtgacggcgacggcggaggcgacgaggtgcgCGGCGATCTGATgaaggcggcggaggagtgCGTGGGGTGGCTGGACTTGCACCCCCCGCGCTCCGTGGTGTACGTGTCGGTGGGGAGCGTGGTGGTGCTGTCCCCCGCCGAGGTCGCGGAGATGGCGCACGGGCTGGCGTCGACGGGGCGGCCGTTCCTGTGGGTGGTGCGGCCGGACACCCAGCCCCACCTCCCGCCGGGTttccccgcctccgtcgccgcggggcgcggcgcggtggtggcgtggaGCCCGCAGGAGCGGGTGCTGGCGCACCCGTCGACGGCGTGCTTcctgacgcactgcgggtggaactcaacgctggagacggtggcggcgggggtcCCTGTGGTGGCGTTCCCGCAGTGGGGGGACCAGTGCACGGACGCGCGGTTCCTGGTGGAGGAGCTCGGGATGGGGGTCCGGCTCCGGGCGGGCTCCCCGGAGCTGCAGCGGGAGGCCGTGCGGGAGGCCGTGGAGGACGCCGTGGCGGGGCCGCGGGCCGAGGCCATGCGCGCCAGCGCCAGGCGGTGGAGCGAGGCCGCGAGGCGCGCCGTGGGGCCCGGTGGGTCATCGGACGCACACGTCCAGGCGTTCGTGGACGAGGTGGCACGGCGAGCAGCGTGTGGTGGCGCCGCGGGAGCGGCTAAGGCCCGGGCCCAGGAGTCGTCAGAGGACGCCTCCTCGCTCGTAGGGGTAGCTGAGCGGCAGGAGAGAGTGGAGGTAGCCGTTCCGTAG